The genome window AACGTGCACTAAACCCTTTATTAACATGTCCCTATAACatccaaaaaatacatttaggtGTAGAATAGCACCAAAGGAATTcgattttcctttttttattgtactgAGTTAGTGTGCACTCAGACATTTTTGGTGTGGTATAATACAGATTATTTACATGTCTTTGAATTCTTATGTTGTTGTTTCGTGAATAAGCTGCAATGTGGTCCAGACCTTAGTTAGAAATCAAAGGTCAGGCTAGGTCAGACAAGTATTCCACAGTTTAGCCAAACTTACAACCGAAGAGGTTAGTAAAGAGCCTGAAGAGACGGTGAACGTCTAATGGGTTTCAGTTAAGCTGATTGAGAAAGTCTGATGGCGACCAGCCAAGCGGCTGATGGGAATGCTGTCAGGGTTAAAGAAGTCAAATGAGCCAATTAAGTTCCACACAAAGACTCAGAGACAGTCCTGTGGAATCTAATGCTCTAAAATAAATTTGACGTTTGAGGTGTCCACTCAGAAAGCACTTAATAAAGACTATATATCTGTATCCTCCAATAATATTGGCTACAAATTCTATCGTCTGTTTCACAAATTACGATCCGACTCTAACCTCCATtataacatttcataaataactGATGCTCTGCAAAATAGAAACATTTATTATCCAAAagcaataaattatttttgcagCAGCTGAAGTCTTCACACATGAATTATATGCTGGCAGAGAGAATTACATGGCGTCACCATGTCTGGAAGGACAATAGATCATGTGCTGTAGGTGAACATGTTCTGTCATAATGTTCATTTAAGAGATGGAACGGTAACCACAAGATATCCACAATCCGTGAGTTGTTTAGAGTACCAAAGTAAGAAGTCAGACAAGGATGAGGACAGAaatctcaaatatttaaaatgcagcttgacatatttcttaaagggatagttcacccccaaaattttgtttttgtaatactcactctctagttgtgtcaaacctgtatacatttctttgtttggttgatcacagagaaagatatttggacgaatgcagTAGGAATAATGACAATAGTAGTCGAAattgccccagaaatgtttgctgtcctacattcttcaaaatatcttcttttgtgttcaacagaacaaaaaatattgagcAATTACTTCAAaatatgatagtcaatggggtccaagatctgtttggttacaagccttcgtccaaatatctttctctgtgttcatctgaacaaagacatttatacagatttggaacaacttgaaggagagtaaatgatgacagaatttttattttggggttaactgtccctttaatatccATTGTCTACATTCTACACGACACTGTACTCACCTGTAGAGTTTGCTGCACTGTATTTTTGACACTcttgttttaatgttgtgaaATGTACTGTTTCTCCGCAGTTTGATGTGGGTGTTCCAGCCATGACCAAATGCTGTAACCAGTTGGACGTTTGCTATGACACCTGTGGATCGAACAAGTACCGCTGTGACACCAAGTTCCGCTGGTGTCTCCACAGCATCTGTGGCGATCTCAAGAAGAGTCTGGGCTTAATGTCAAAGGTTGAAGGTGCGAAATGCTCTCATACCAACACATTCATGCCTCAACTCTGTTCCAAAACCCAGCGAGCTgcctgtttttaacattttcactgaAAGAGTTGTTGTAAGAGATTTCTTAAGAAGCATCGCAGGTACTTGCAACAGATTCATCACATAATGATGCATAAAAGGTGAAGAAACAGGAGAAATGTCAGTTATAATTTGAATTCATCCTACTAAAAAGTAGATGAAAAttctaaaattaaaatgcactgtacaaattgatttttttttacttaaattattAAGTTACTCTGccttaaaattttaatttaattcaacataaacaaaatatttgttattacaTGAATTAGATGCAAAGTTACGTCaactaatattttttatactactaaaaaatattattaccAATATTATTTTTGAAGGCAGCCAGgtaacttaattttataaattaaaaccaCTAatcccgtgacccgaggtagtttggataagcggtagaaaatggaatggaatggaaaaccACTAATAATTTTTACAGGGTAGAAGATCTTAATATTGCATCcattatttgttattgtttatgcTAATTAGAGCTTCATCACAGAATAAACATAAGAAAATAACATAACAACAAAATCTGTTTAGATTCATTGTAGGCAGCATTCGCTGTTCTGTCGAAGAGAGGTATTTTCtaattgtttattattgatAAATGATGCAGTGTGAATTGTTATTGTAATAACCTCTCTTCTTGTTTATCTCCAGCATGTGAGACGTTTGCGGACACCATGTATAACACTATATGGACTCTGGGCTGCAGGCCCTTCATGAACAGCCAGAGGGCAGCATGTTATTGTGAAGGAGACGAGAAGGATGAACTGTAAACACCtgcacaaaaacacatcatcatcaACACCTGTTCACACAACATCACAGCAGGCATCAGTATTAACATGAATACACTTCCAGTTCATATTTCAATACAACATCTCTcttttctcacacacactttttccTTTGCATAAGATAAATTAAGGCTATTTTAGGACCATTCGGACAATTTGTAAGGTGTGGTTTTGATGAcaattaagtatattttaacataatagTTGTCATTATATTCACATTAATGTAATGCGGTTATTTTTACGGTATATTTTTCTTCATCACCATCAAGTACAAGtccaaaataaatgcattacacaacaacaaattcaataatatatcaatatattgtTGTGAAAATGATGCCACAGTGCTGGTTTGTTAATTGAATTTTGTtcaacaaaattataatttctaTTATtcgtttttcttcttttgacTTGTGCCTTGTCAAAAGGGAACACTTGAACTAGTCCTGGTGGATTAGAGAAAACTAAAGAACTTAAGTTAATATTGTATGTATGAAAGTGTCTGtcagacatacagtatttgCATTGTGTTTAGTTTCTACCTATGAGAGGACAAAATATCCATCATTATTCCCAGTCCAGGTTACATGAACATGGGTGCCAAAAAGTTTGCTGTTGTCATGATTTTTGCATCGAGAtaagttttccttttttttcaaatatgtattCTTAAGATAATAATAACTTTCTTATACCCATAAATACAAAAAGTTGTTTtggtttttaataattaaacctaaaatttatattttacctGACTGAacgttaataataaaaatgtttactaGACTGTGAAAGGCAATAAATGgcaatttttatcattttgtatcattttttcTTAGTAAAACGGTGCAGAACATATTATAAGCATTTAAAGGATAGTTGActttaaaaattctgttatcatttattaacccttaTGAGGTTCACCTGTATATGACTTGTTCtaatgtggaacacaaaagaagatattttgagaaatgtctcggtggttttatGTTTCTACAATGAAAGTtattgttgtttggttgccaacattcttctgagaacacaaaagaagatatgcaTACAGTCATATATAAAtgtggaatgacatgagtgaaAAAGTGAAGGCTTTAAAAGCTTTATTGAAATCCTCAGGTTTAGTTGTGAACATTGTTTATTGAATTGTGAATgctatacaataaaaaaaaacaaatgtttctgtGCTCACATTGGCAGATACGCTTTACAATAAGCACTCCATATACTTCACCTAGGCTTTCAGAATGAGTTagaatatgtttataaatggtctataaatgatttgtaaatgtttgctCAAAAGCAGTGGAAGGAAAAAATCATTGCAGAATAACAGATATATTATCAGAATGGCTCGGTTTTACCTCTGGGGTTAGTAAGTGAGTAAATGTGTGACTTggtcaaaatgtatttctgtgttttttgttattatgcaACAAATGCTTAGAGCTTAACTTTTTGAGGATTGGACAACTCTGCCTTGTTACTGATAAATGCCGGATTACTGCAGTTATTCTGTAtgaatgtgtgtatataaaCAGCCCAAAATAGCCTGTAGGGTGTGCTGttacgtttgtgtgtgtacagtatgagTTTTTAACAGTAATACATGTTGGATGGTGATTGTGTCTCATGGGTCTGGTAGTATGTGAATGGGTCCACTTGACAGAACGTCTTGCTTCTGGTGCTGATCGACCCAGAGATCTCTCCTCAACCGCTTTCGACAGCCCTGTGTACAACGAGTCTCGCCTTGAGCCTGTCCACACACCAGCACACGGCAATGCAGGAACACCTCCTAATACACACAAATTGTTGTAGATTCACACTGTTTATACAGAGACAGGCTTGCCAGTtctcgaattgaaggggggctcGGGGGATACGGGacataagattaaaaaaaattgacttagtccctcagatatttttatttgaataaaaatgattatgacaaatgtgattacaTTCAtgcaattaattatttacaataatttatataaagtttGTTTAGGGGCtggttgtcatgtctctttaaatcttAAACGCCCGCCCCACATCTAAAGACCGCAGGACATCGTTGACAGGACTTCTTGATTGGCATCACTACGGTGAAGCTAACTTCAGCTAAAAAATGGAGAATCATAAACCTTCATTTGCAGTCGGGAAGAGGAAGCTTCCCCACAACACTAACACCCAGACGGTCttgttataatttatatttttgatatcTAATAAACTAGtttcttgcatttaaagaaGACTTTTggaacaaatattattattaaaagtttCAATCATCCCGTTGTTTTTTAGGACAAATTTGAAATACTACATTGGTAAATATTGCTAGAATTATTCTGTTGGACCTTCGCTACTGTTCAAAAGTCATTTCTGTTCACCAAGCCTGCATTGATTTGAtccaaaatacagataaagaatGCAAGCAGGTTTTTTAATAAATGGTATATAGTTTTCCATATtattatcaaatatattgtgtattttgtatgaattgtatattgcgagactaaccccctccaaaaaaaaaacgttttatggGGGGACCTTCAAGCACTGAGAATAGCACATTATCAACCGAAGGCAAGCCAACGTGACAGGAGTCAGCTtgatttcccagcatgcaccgcTTACTCACTTTGTTGTCCTTGCCAATGAACTTGAAGACAGGGACCTGGTAGTGTTTGGAGAGCTGATCTTTAGCTGAAAGCTGACGCACGGTTTCATCTGAAATACAGCTGAGAAACATATGGCCATTAATACACAAGAGCTTCCAAATATAGACTCTGCTTCTTTTaaaggtgctgtaagcttttgtttttaaatgtcaggCATAAATTGTACCTTATATGATAATACAGAAATAGGTGTTCAACGAAACACGAAATCACTTGGCTGCCTTAAAATGTTGAATTGATgcaatttcaaaaatattagttaacacAGCAAGTTTATATGAAATTCATtagttaactaatatttttaagttgaatgaACTCAAAGGCAGCCAGGttacttattttttaagtttaccCCAAAAAGATTTATTTCACGGAACCCCTCGAAAGCAACCTGTTTtctttcagccaatcagagaatGCTCTCTGACTTTTACATGCTTGGATTGGCTGACATGTCCTCGAAGGGGAGAGTTTTGGGGAAGTCAAAttcaattgataaaaaaataaaccagaaaatgtaaaaattgtaGTTTTATCTTAACCCGATACACAACAGTAAGCTTATaatgatgatttttattttgagttgaaCTTAACTGGAAGTTTGAATAAAATTACTGCAAGCAACCTGCAATGTTAAGTTTCGAACAGAGATGgtgatagagaggcaaaagtttcagattgcagctttaagccGAAGTTAGCAAAACAGCTGAAAACTCTTACAGCACTTTTAATGGAGGGTACACTATCGAATTATCACTTCCCGAATGCTTGTGTCAGCAGATACATCTCTCTCAATACATACCCATCTTTAATGAGGTAGTATTTTAAGGCCTGGTCAGCCTTGGAGCTGGGTGTTGCAAAACAGCTTTCAACAAAAGCGCTGAGACCATCCACCCGCTCAAGAGGTTCCACGCCAAAGTACAGCGAGTCGCGCAGCCGCAGTTGTGGAGGCTGGCTGTAGGGTTCGGAAAACTCAGCGTTTTTAAAGAGCTCCAGAGTGAAGGGGAAAACTCCTTCACTGTGTCCCGCTAACTCAAGTGCCGTGTTGCGTAGGCTGGGCAGGTAACCGTCGGACACTTCGTACTGTCGTGGAAACTCGCAGGTAATTGGCAGGAGTAGTTTACTGGTGCGCACGATCAGGTCTCCATTACTGCCAGGACTTGACCGCGGCAGACCTGTCACCAAGTTAGTCCCAACAATTTTATCATCAGTGACCTGGAGAAGAGGGAAAAAATGGTCAGGgtcaacataaaataacatttgtaaGAATCTCTAGCCATTTCACTAATATGATGTATTCATACAATAGGAGCCTACAACactgttaaaatattatttgtaatcTGTAAATCTGTAACATTTGCCTCTCTATCAACATCTCTGTTTAATACATGAAACTGCAGATTACATTACGCACTTAAAAGGTTACATTTGGTCTTCATGCTGTATTTAAGGCTGAAAAGAGCTTAATTGTAGTTCTTTTGTGCCCAATGATGAATGAACTTCATTATACCAAAGACTATTTTGAGACGCACTATTATAAGATTTACCTGCACTACAGTGCCGCAGCTCTTCAAGCTAAAGCGAAGGTTAATGTGGGTGCCATTGGAAACGCCACGACAGGAGGAGTTCGACAGAGAGAGCTCAAGCCCTCCCACCAGATCTTTGGGAACTGAGACCTCTATGGAGCTCGGATCACACTGGACAGGGACTGCGCACAGAAAAGTGTTTATGTGAGATCTACATATCCAAAGAGTAAGAATGTAAAAGATGTGAGTGATTATCTTACCCTGACAGCTGCGATTGTCATCCCCCAGCGTCAAGCCCCGTGGACAGTGACAGTAATACGACTCGTCCCCTGAGGAGCATCCATGGGTACAGCCTCCATTCATATGTTCACATCCAGCAATCTCTACACGATACCACAGATATCCACAACGCATGAGTAAAGTGAATGATTGCTTACAAATATGCTTTTCTCGCTGTACTTACCCTTACAGTTCTTTCCATCCACGTCCAGCACTTTACTCGGGCCACACTCACATCGGCGTGAACCCTTGGTGTTGATGCATGTTTCTGCACAGCCTCCATTCTCCTTCTCACACTCATTTACGtctgacacaacacacaccagAGCCAAGTTAAAAACGGATGAGTAGGTGGAAATGGAAACTGTgactctgttccaaaacctagcGAGCTTGTTGTCAACTGCCTACATACTAAAATCTGATTTCAATAGAGTTTGGTgttagcatgttgctaagctaacATGATAATACTCCAATAACCGTAAACCTACATTCCACAGACaaattttgctttaatgttaaattgtttttcaatGACTACTTACTATTATTAAACTCACACTTCATGCACCATTCTGGATGTTGAACTTTGCACAATGCATGAGAAAATGTAAGCTCCTTGTAATTCATAGTAATGATAGACATTACAAAGATTGAGAAACACTGTACAATAATCATGAAGAGTGTATAATAATCAACCACCATGTCAAAGGCCTTTAACAATACTGACATCGACAAGAAAAGTTTACTTCTACAAGTAATTGAACACACATCCATTCAATTGCACGAATTACAGttgtgaaaaacagaaaaagtatgtgaaccctttgggcttacatggatttcttcataaattggtcataaaatgtgttctgatcttcatctaagtcacaacaatagagaaacacagtctgcttaaactaataccacacaaacattatacgttttcatgtttttattgaacacaacatgtaaacattcatagtgcagggtggaaaaagtatgtgaacctttgggtttaataactggttgaccctcctttggcagcaataacctcaaccaaacgtttcctatagttgcagatcagacctgcacaacggtcaggagaaattttggaccattcctctttacaaaagtgtttcagttcagcaatattcttgggatgtctggtgtgaatcgctctcttgaggtcatgccacagcatctcaatcgggttgaggtcaggactctgactgggccactccagaaggcgtattttcttctgttgaagccattctgttgttgatttacttctatgctttgggtcgttgtcctgttgcatcgtccatcctctgttaagcttcagttggcggacagatggtcttaagttttcctgcaaaatgtcttgataaactttggaattcatttttccatcgatgacagtaatccgtccagggcctgaggcagcaaagcagccccaaaccatgatgctcctccaccatatttcacagttgggatgaggttttgttgttggtgtgctgtgccttttgttctccacacatagcgttgtgtgttctttccaaacaactcaattttggtttcatctgtccacagaatgttttgccagtagtgctgtggaacatccaggtgctcttttgcaaacttcaaacgtgctgcaatgttttttttggacagcagtggcttcctccgtggtgtcctacCATGAAGTcgattcttgtttaatgttttccttattgtagatttgtcaacaaaaatgttagcatgtgccagagatttctgtaagtgtttagctgacactctaggattcttcttcacctcattgagcattctgcgctgtgctcttgcagtcatctttacaggacgaccacgcctagggagtgtagcaacagtgctgaactttctccatttgtagacaatctgtcttaccgtagacacatggacatcaaggcttttagatatacttttgtagccctttcaagctttatgtaagtcaacaattcttgatcgtaggtcttctgagagctattttgtgcgaggcatggttcacatcagacaacgcttcttcagaacagcaaactcaaaactggtgtgtgttttttattggacaggccagctttaatcaacacatccaatctcatcacattgattggaccccaggttgactgactcctggctccaattagctcttgagagtcattagcctagggtttcacatacttcttccaccctgcactatgaatgtttacatgttgtgttcaataaaaacatgaaaacgtataatgtttgtgcggtattagtttaagcagactgtgtttctctattgttgtgacttagatgaagatcagaacacattttatgaccatttatgaagaaatcccaaagcccaaaggttcacatactttttctttcaactgtatatattctGTTGATTGTCCTCCTGTGGCTTTTTCCTCTTCTATATACGATTCAGAGTTCTTACATGCCTACatcaaatataatattacataataGAAAACGTCTGTGTCCAAAGACAACTGCCCTGTTTACTCACTGTCAAGACAGTCAATAGTTTCTGAAGCAATGTTTGGTTCCTCAAAACTAAACTGGGTTCAAACAAGTGTGGTTTAGGCAAAACCTCAGACATTGTGAAACGTTACGATGTAAACAAGCATTGTTTGCTGAATTCTTGGAACTTGGCCAATTTAATGCTATGAAGAAGTGTTTTGCTATTGTGACGGTTTGAGGAGCAGTGTTTTGAAAAGCGCCCATCACTACCGGCTAGAATAAATTCAACACACATTGTgtcatataaacatttataaacactcaaaaaaacaatacaaattattaaacataaaacatttatttaaaaaaaagttatttaattaacttttatttaattaactcaaaaattatttaagtttttaatttaattaacttTTTGAAAATTATCTAAACAATTATTaagcttttaatttaattaacttttaaaaattAGGTcaaaaatttacaaattaactgcttttaatgttattttatatattattttatattatatgttattGTATCCAAAAGCAAGTATTTCATTATAGTTTATTAGcttattgtttatatatattatatatttatttacttgtttagGTTTTATATACAAGTGGTGTTTTACCTCAGGAAAGTTAAACAGGGTTcatacttattattatttttagcttgaaaaatgaataatgtatAATTAAAATACCAAAACTacattatttttgcattatgtTTCTAACTGTATTGTTGCCTTATATTCTGTAGAATTTTTTTCAGATGTATTCTGAAATATAGTATACTctataaattaatgtaaaaacacatgtttgcaatctttggaattcattttccTAATAACCAAGGTTCATTACACCCTATATTTAGATgattcaaactttttttatagtGTACAAAACTCAGAATGTCCTTCTGAGTCAAAGGGATTTAGTTTGATAGCAGAGCAGCTTTATTTTGCCCTGGCCTTACCCAGACAGGTCTGAGCATCGGTTCCTAGAACAGTCCCACTAGGACAGCGACATTCAGGCTCCACAGGACAGTCAGCCCCATTACACTCCACCTCATCGCATATGTCATAGAAATCTGCAGGAAAACACACATCAAACCAGTCAAACACAAAACTCATCAGAAAGACCCAGTGAGACACAAGGAAGACTTACGGCCACAATAGACATGGAAACAGACGGAGGGCCGGGGAAGGCGGTAGACGTAATAACCCTTAGCGCAGGCCTTCACGTCCACACTAGCGGTCCAGTGACAGCAGTTGTTATTGAAGCTGGCACACGCGGGCACGGTGACAATGCCGTCACGGAGCAGTGGGTGGCTACCATTCAACCAAATGGGGGCATGAGTACCACAGTGGTTCTCTTCAATACAGAAGGTGGGCATAGCATCGCCGGCCATCCCCGTGAAGCGATACCATTCTCCGGCCACATTCCGGTCACACAGAGGGACTCCCGCTGAGTTGTTTACGTGGTAGTCGGTGTTTCGCCAGGGCTCGTTCAGACTGATGTAGGCCGAGCAGGGATCTATAACTGACCAGGGTAAAGACAAGGGGTGAAGACAAACATATATTGGTCACCAAATTGTGttattaatgttcattttttttatttatgtgcactcaaaatctcaatttatagcaatagaagaa of Triplophysa dalaica isolate WHDGS20190420 chromosome 11, ASM1584641v1, whole genome shotgun sequence contains these proteins:
- the oit3 gene encoding oncoprotein-induced transcript 3 protein isoform X2, yielding MAGDAMPTFCIEENHCGTHAPIWLNGSHPLLRDGIVTVPACASFNNNCCHWTASVDVKACAKGYYVYRLPRPSVCFHVYCGHFYDICDEVECNGADCPVEPECRCPSGTVLGTDAQTCLDVNECEKENGGCAETCINTKGSRRCECGPSKVLDVDGKNCKEIAGCEHMNGGCTHGCSSGDESYYCHCPRGLTLGDDNRSCQVPVQCDPSSIEVSVPKDLVGGLELSLSNSSCRGVSNGTHINLRFSLKSCGTVVQVTDDKIVGTNLVTGLPRSSPGSNGDLIVRTSKLLLPITCEFPRQYEVSDGYLPSLRNTALELAGHSEGVFPFTLELFKNAEFSEPYSQPPQLRLRDSLYFGVEPLERVDGLSAFVESCFATPSSKADQALKYYLIKDGCISDETVRQLSAKDQLSKHYQVPVFKFIGKDNKEVFLHCRVLVCGQAQGETRCTQGCRKRLRRDLWVDQHQKQDVLSSGPIHILPDP
- the oit3 gene encoding oncoprotein-induced transcript 3 protein isoform X1, whose protein sequence is MLLLFDKHNLTFVQSSRPLDMFFTLLILLHTLCKTEALVIDPCSAYISLNEPWRNTDYHVNNSAGVPLCDRNVAGEWYRFTGMAGDAMPTFCIEENHCGTHAPIWLNGSHPLLRDGIVTVPACASFNNNCCHWTASVDVKACAKGYYVYRLPRPSVCFHVYCGHFYDICDEVECNGADCPVEPECRCPSGTVLGTDAQTCLDVNECEKENGGCAETCINTKGSRRCECGPSKVLDVDGKNCKEIAGCEHMNGGCTHGCSSGDESYYCHCPRGLTLGDDNRSCQVPVQCDPSSIEVSVPKDLVGGLELSLSNSSCRGVSNGTHINLRFSLKSCGTVVQVTDDKIVGTNLVTGLPRSSPGSNGDLIVRTSKLLLPITCEFPRQYEVSDGYLPSLRNTALELAGHSEGVFPFTLELFKNAEFSEPYSQPPQLRLRDSLYFGVEPLERVDGLSAFVESCFATPSSKADQALKYYLIKDGCISDETVRQLSAKDQLSKHYQVPVFKFIGKDNKEVFLHCRVLVCGQAQGETRCTQGCRKRLRRDLWVDQHQKQDVLSSGPIHILPDP